One Planctomycetota bacterium genomic region harbors:
- a CDS encoding histidine triad nucleotide-binding protein translates to MADTVFGKIIRGEIPARIEHDDDSCLAFHDVAPHAPVHVLVIPKRPIRALSDLGPGDAALVGHLVVVATQIAARLGLAHGYRLVVNCGRDGGQSVDHLHVHLLGGRALGWPPG, encoded by the coding sequence ATGGCCGACACGGTGTTCGGGAAGATCATCCGCGGCGAGATCCCCGCCCGGATCGAGCACGACGACGACTCCTGCCTCGCGTTCCACGACGTCGCGCCGCACGCCCCCGTCCACGTGCTCGTGATCCCGAAGCGGCCGATCCGCGCACTGTCCGACCTCGGGCCCGGCGATGCGGCGCTGGTCGGTCATCTGGTGGTCGTCGCCACGCAGATCGCCGCCCGGCTCGGGCTCGCCCACGGCTACCGCCTGGTCGTCAACTGCGGCCGCGACGGCGGCCAGTCGGTGGACCATCTCCATGTCCACCTCCTCGGCGGTCGTGCGCTCGGCTGGCCGCCGGGCTGA
- a CDS encoding SDR family oxidoreductase has translation MTSTRSAGKRRRDGLLPAADRLLRPRPATVHGNRRPSSQDRSVAMIVCPPDSFPVDPSARQILVTGATGLLGSYVVRDLLLAGERPLLLVRPDRKRDPAMRIEAMVAAWEGDLGHPLPRPTVVAGDIGAPRCGLDDDAVRDLGEHCRAILHNAASLTFHGADRDGDPWRTNVGGTAHVVGLARAAGIGEFHHVSTAYVCGLRSGRVLETELDVGQRFGNDYERSKVEAETLVHGADHLRSVTVYRPAIIVGDSRSGFTSTYHGFYALARLGHTLLPRMLLGSTSGRALLRLLRIDGRDRKNFVPVDWVSQVMCHLVRTPAAHGRTFHLTHPEPVSTGTIACVVQEAVERFSRAASPDDPDVRDERWFADEFRSQLGVYRSYLRCDPDFDRAATVAHAGQFPCPTIDHESLLRMARFAIECDFGRRVPRERPPKSACGACAG, from the coding sequence ATGACATCGACCCGATCGGCGGGGAAACGGCGCCGCGATGGACTTTTGCCGGCGGCTGATAGATTGCTTCGACCCCGGCCCGCCACTGTCCACGGCAACCGGCGGCCCTCGAGCCAGGATCGCTCCGTCGCCATGATCGTCTGCCCGCCCGATTCGTTTCCCGTCGATCCTTCGGCCCGGCAGATCCTCGTCACGGGCGCCACGGGGTTGCTCGGCTCGTACGTCGTCCGCGACCTGCTCCTCGCCGGCGAGCGACCGCTGCTGCTGGTACGTCCCGATCGCAAACGTGATCCCGCCATGCGCATCGAGGCGATGGTCGCGGCCTGGGAGGGGGACCTCGGGCATCCGCTCCCCCGCCCGACCGTGGTCGCCGGCGACATCGGCGCCCCGCGCTGCGGTCTCGACGACGACGCCGTCCGCGATCTCGGGGAGCACTGCCGGGCGATCCTCCACAACGCCGCGTCGCTGACGTTCCACGGCGCGGACCGCGACGGCGACCCATGGCGCACCAACGTCGGCGGCACCGCGCACGTCGTCGGGTTGGCCCGCGCCGCCGGCATCGGCGAGTTCCATCACGTCTCGACGGCGTACGTCTGCGGACTGCGCTCGGGGCGCGTGCTCGAGACCGAGCTCGACGTCGGCCAACGGTTCGGCAACGACTACGAGCGTAGCAAGGTCGAGGCCGAAACCCTGGTCCACGGCGCCGATCACCTCCGGTCGGTGACCGTCTACCGTCCGGCGATCATCGTCGGCGACTCGCGTTCCGGATTCACCTCGACCTACCACGGTTTCTACGCCCTGGCGCGTCTCGGCCACACCCTCCTCCCGCGGATGCTCCTCGGATCGACCAGTGGTCGCGCCCTGCTGCGGCTGCTGCGGATCGACGGCCGCGACCGCAAGAACTTCGTCCCCGTCGACTGGGTCTCGCAGGTCATGTGCCATCTCGTCCGTACCCCGGCGGCACATGGCCGGACGTTTCACCTCACCCACCCCGAGCCGGTGTCGACGGGCACGATCGCCTGCGTCGTCCAGGAGGCTGTCGAGCGGTTTTCCCGGGCCGCCTCCCCGGACGACCCCGACGTCCGCGACGAGCGCTGGTTCGCCGACGAGTTCCGGTCACAGCTCGGCGTGTATCGCAGCTACCTCCGCTGCGATCCCGATTTCGACCGCGCGGCGACGGTGGCCCATGCCGGTCAGTTCCCCTGCCCGACGATCGACCACGAGTCGCTCCTCCGCATGGCCCGATTCGCGATCGAGTGCGACTTCGGCCGCCGCGTCCCGCGCGAGCGGCCGCCGAAGTCCGCCTGCGGCGCTTGTGCGGGATAG